The proteins below come from a single Candidatus Sulfotelmatobacter sp. genomic window:
- a CDS encoding TonB-dependent receptor, which yields MLQNGKDPIPYANVKILGGPRLGALTDENGAFSIPGVPVGSWQIQAEPIGYDKQVQTIQVNAGQTATVTFSVGETKVVKQIEEIEVRAEKRIDTKSSTTKQTISAEKLKELPVDNLNQAIATKAGVVAMGGDLHFRGGRAGEVKFQFDGVEVSDPLSGRGANIATLAVAGTDVLSGGFDAEYGNALSGVVNVSTKEGTDRFGGDIRWDTDRYGDPTKTYDNFDRFTFGFGGPTPIRNLTYFATYEGTFSDTYLKSSMTRPSATLLDFLRFGNRQSNTVNTNFKLAYRLNSKNKVTLETVNNRNIFTPYNHMWSREGFVKVTYDTTPGTGALTPRYGTWSFTKDDSTFMPMNMPDHVPTTDDRYRQYTAVWTNQISDKSVLSTRLSTLSFNTQTSVRGLQPWEYDTQTPFFWNGNISPGTENNPYYATHGDFPVWSLNESSTSELKSDFSSRRWKNHTIKTGIEAKYNMVRNLTLNGPNLEANGLPGQSRSDFLNYNPEGAAYVQDRWEFEGLVLNAGLRYDMFTPGPQIADADLASGKRYKQQLSPRLGIAYPISDKDVLSFHYGWTYQTPSRAVIFQNREIDASVNTRGNPDLEPETNISYQAGVQHLFSRDVSGQFSVFFKDIYGLITVRQERDQFGNLVNVFFNGDYASARGFEASISKSFSHKFSAEINYSYQIATGVASDPTAALQFFNGGQLYLPISEQPLDWDQRNTLSLQGVVRDPGKWGFRMLWSYGSGFPFTPTFRNDRKPDPSLDNSRRQPSVSRLTVDGDKYYKIWGQNVTLFFDARNVLNATTILSLTQNSFPNNNVDRAGGSDYLIYYTETGRAGGAYLQDINGDNVDDWVPVHDPRVFDEGRNVRLGVSVSF from the coding sequence GTGTTGCAGAACGGGAAGGACCCGATCCCTTACGCGAACGTGAAGATCCTCGGCGGCCCGAGGCTCGGCGCCCTGACCGACGAGAATGGCGCCTTCAGCATTCCCGGCGTGCCGGTGGGCAGCTGGCAGATTCAGGCCGAGCCGATCGGCTACGACAAGCAGGTGCAGACGATTCAGGTGAACGCCGGACAGACCGCGACCGTCACCTTCTCGGTTGGTGAGACCAAGGTCGTCAAGCAGATCGAGGAAATCGAAGTACGCGCGGAAAAGCGCATCGATACCAAGTCCTCGACCACCAAACAGACGATCTCGGCTGAGAAGCTCAAGGAACTGCCCGTCGACAACCTCAACCAGGCGATCGCGACCAAGGCCGGTGTGGTGGCGATGGGAGGCGACCTTCACTTCCGCGGGGGCCGCGCGGGCGAAGTGAAGTTCCAGTTCGATGGCGTCGAAGTTTCCGATCCGCTGTCCGGGCGAGGCGCCAACATCGCGACGCTGGCGGTCGCCGGCACCGACGTGCTCTCGGGCGGATTCGACGCCGAGTACGGCAATGCGCTTTCGGGGGTGGTCAACGTCAGCACCAAGGAGGGCACCGATCGCTTCGGCGGCGACATTCGCTGGGACACCGACCGCTACGGCGATCCGACCAAGACCTACGACAACTTCGACCGGTTCACCTTCGGATTCGGCGGGCCGACCCCGATCCGGAACCTGACCTACTTCGCGACCTACGAAGGAACGTTCTCCGACACGTACCTGAAGAGCTCGATGACGCGCCCGAGCGCGACGCTGCTCGATTTCCTCCGCTTCGGAAACCGACAGAGCAATACCGTCAATACCAATTTCAAGCTTGCCTATCGCTTGAATTCGAAGAACAAGGTCACGCTCGAGACCGTGAACAACCGGAACATCTTCACGCCCTACAATCACATGTGGAGCCGCGAGGGTTTCGTGAAGGTGACCTACGACACCACGCCGGGTACCGGCGCGCTCACGCCTCGGTACGGCACCTGGTCGTTCACCAAGGACGACAGCACGTTCATGCCCATGAACATGCCGGATCACGTGCCGACCACCGACGATCGCTACCGGCAATACACCGCGGTGTGGACCAACCAGATTTCCGACAAGAGCGTGCTGTCGACGCGGCTCTCGACGCTGTCGTTCAACACCCAGACCTCGGTGCGCGGACTCCAGCCCTGGGAGTACGACACCCAGACGCCGTTCTTCTGGAACGGGAACATTTCGCCGGGGACCGAGAACAATCCGTACTACGCGACCCACGGGGACTTCCCGGTCTGGTCGCTCAACGAGTCCTCGACGTCGGAGCTGAAGAGCGACTTCTCGAGCCGGCGATGGAAGAACCACACCATCAAGACCGGCATCGAGGCCAAGTACAACATGGTGCGCAACCTGACCTTGAACGGCCCGAACCTGGAAGCCAATGGACTGCCCGGACAGTCGCGCTCGGACTTTCTGAACTACAACCCCGAGGGCGCTGCCTATGTTCAGGACCGGTGGGAGTTCGAAGGTCTGGTGTTGAACGCCGGTTTGCGCTACGACATGTTCACCCCGGGCCCGCAGATTGCCGACGCCGATCTGGCCAGCGGAAAACGCTACAAGCAGCAGCTGAGCCCGCGGCTCGGCATCGCCTACCCGATTTCCGACAAGGATGTGCTGAGCTTCCATTACGGCTGGACCTATCAGACTCCGTCGCGCGCGGTGATCTTCCAGAATCGCGAGATCGACGCCAGCGTCAATACCCGCGGCAATCCCGATCTCGAGCCCGAAACCAACATCTCGTACCAGGCGGGCGTGCAGCACCTGTTCTCACGCGACGTGTCGGGCCAGTTCTCGGTGTTCTTCAAGGACATCTACGGTCTGATCACGGTGCGGCAGGAGCGCGATCAGTTCGGAAATCTGGTCAACGTGTTTTTCAACGGCGATTACGCCAGCGCGCGCGGATTCGAGGCCAGCATCAGCAAGAGCTTCAGCCACAAGTTCTCGGCCGAGATCAACTACTCGTACCAGATCGCGACCGGCGTCGCGTCGGATCCGACCGCGGCTCTCCAGTTCTTCAACGGCGGCCAGCTCTATCTCCCGATCTCCGAGCAGCCGCTCGACTGGGATCAGAGGAACACGCTCAGCCTTCAGGGCGTGGTGAGGGATCCAGGCAAGTGGGGATTCCGGATGCTGTGGTCGTACGGCTCGGGCTTCCCGTTCACGCCGACCTTCCGGAACGATCGCAAGCCGGACCCGTCGCTGGACAATTCGCGCCGCCAGCCCTCGGTCTCGCGGCTCACGGTCGACGGCGACAAGTACTACAAGATCTGGGGCCAGAACGTGACGCTGTTCTTCGACGCGCGCAACGTGCTCAACGCCACCACCATCCTGTCCCTGACTCAGAATTCGTTCCCCAACAACAACGTCGACCGGGCGGGTGGTTCTGACTACCTCATCTACTACACCGAAACGGGCCGGGCGGGAGGCGCCTACCTCCAGGACATCAACGGCGACAACGTTGACGACTGGGTGCCGGTGCACGATCCGCGTGTGTTCGACGAAGGCCGAAATGTACGTCTCGGCGTCAGCGTGAGCTTCTGA